One segment of Vulpes lagopus strain Blue_001 chromosome 8, ASM1834538v1, whole genome shotgun sequence DNA contains the following:
- the ING5 gene encoding inhibitor of growth protein 5 isoform X4, which yields MATAMYLEHYLDSIENLPCELQRNFQLMRELDQRTEDKKAEIDILAAEYISTVKTLSPDQRVEHLQKIQSAYSKCKEYSDDKVQLAMQTYEMVDKHIRRLDADLARFEADLKDKMEGSDFESSGGRGLKKGRAQKEKRGSRGRGRRTSEEDTPKKKKHKGGSEFTDTILSVHPSDVLDMPVDPNEPTYCLCHQVSYGEMIGCDNPDCPIEWFHFACVDLTTKPKGK from the exons ATGGCGACCGCCATGTACTTGGAGCACTACCTGGACA GCATTGAGAACCTTCCGTGTGAACTTCAGAGGAACTTCCAGCTTATGCGAGAGCTGGACCAGAGGACAGAAG ATAAGAAGGCAGAGATCGACATCCTCGCTGCAGAGTATATATCTACTGTGAAGACGCTTTCTCCAGACCAGCGCGTGGAGCACCTGCAGAAGATCCAGAGTGCCTACAGCAAGTGTAAGGAGTACAGTGATGATAAGGTGCAGCTGGCCATGCAGACCTATGAGATG GTGGATAAACACATTCGAAGGCTGGATGCAGACCTGGCACGCTTCGAAGCGGATCTGAAGGACAAGATGGAGGGCAGTGACTTTGAAAGCTCTGGAGGACGAGGCTTAAAAA AAGGTCgagctcagaaagaaaaaaggggctCCCGGGGTCGTGGCAGAAGGACCTCAGAGGAAGATActccaaagaaaaagaagcataaagGAGG GTCAGAGTTCACCGACACCATCCTATCTGTACATCCCTCTGATGTGCTGGACATGCCTGTGGACCCAAATGAGCCCACCTACTGCCTGTGCCACCAGGTGTCCTACGGGGAGATGATAGGCTGTGACAACCCAGAT TGTCCTATTGAGTGGTTTCACTTCGCCTGTGTGGATCTGACCACAAAACCCAAAGGAAAATG A
- the ING5 gene encoding inhibitor of growth protein 5 isoform X1, whose protein sequence is MATAMYLEHYLDSIENLPCELQRNFQLMRELDQRTEDKKAEIDILAAEYISTVKTLSPDQRVEHLQKIQSAYSKCKEYSDDKVQLAMQTYEMVDKHIRRLDADLARFEADLKDKMEGSDFESSGGRGLKKGRAQKEKRGSRGRGRRTSEEDTPKKKKHKGGSEFTDTILSVHPSDVLDMPVDPNEPTYCLCHQVSYGEMIGCDNPDCPIEWFHFACVDLTTKPKGKWEHLPTMRSPGPLLAGLRARAPAPLVCRHHCGCGLHFHRWRPHELTGDQVP, encoded by the exons ATGGCGACCGCCATGTACTTGGAGCACTACCTGGACA GCATTGAGAACCTTCCGTGTGAACTTCAGAGGAACTTCCAGCTTATGCGAGAGCTGGACCAGAGGACAGAAG ATAAGAAGGCAGAGATCGACATCCTCGCTGCAGAGTATATATCTACTGTGAAGACGCTTTCTCCAGACCAGCGCGTGGAGCACCTGCAGAAGATCCAGAGTGCCTACAGCAAGTGTAAGGAGTACAGTGATGATAAGGTGCAGCTGGCCATGCAGACCTATGAGATG GTGGATAAACACATTCGAAGGCTGGATGCAGACCTGGCACGCTTCGAAGCGGATCTGAAGGACAAGATGGAGGGCAGTGACTTTGAAAGCTCTGGAGGACGAGGCTTAAAAA AAGGTCgagctcagaaagaaaaaaggggctCCCGGGGTCGTGGCAGAAGGACCTCAGAGGAAGATActccaaagaaaaagaagcataaagGAGG GTCAGAGTTCACCGACACCATCCTATCTGTACATCCCTCTGATGTGCTGGACATGCCTGTGGACCCAAATGAGCCCACCTACTGCCTGTGCCACCAGGTGTCCTACGGGGAGATGATAGGCTGTGACAACCCAGAT TGTCCTATTGAGTGGTTTCACTTCGCCTGTGTGGATCTGACCACAAAACCCAAAGGAAAATG GGAGCACTTGCCGACCATGCGGTCTCCAGGGCCCCTGCTGGCCGGCCTCCGGGCTCGGGCGCCAGCACCTCTGGTCTGCCGGCACCACTGTGGGTGCGGCCTCCACTTCCATCGCTGGCGACCGCATGAGCTCACAGGGGACCAAGTACCTTGA
- the ING5 gene encoding inhibitor of growth protein 5 isoform X3, whose translation MATAMYLEHYLDSIENLPCELQRNFQLMRELDQRTEDKKAEIDILAAEYISTVKTLSPDQRVEHLQKIQSAYSKCKEYSDDKVQLAMQTYEMVDKHIRRLDADLARFEADLKDKMEGSDFESSGGRGLKKGRAQKEKRGSRGRGRRTSEEDTPKKKKHKGGSEFTDTILSVHPSDVLDMPVDPNEPTYCLCHQVSYGEMIGCDNPDCPIEWFHFACVDLTTKPKGKWFCPRCVQERRKKK comes from the exons ATGGCGACCGCCATGTACTTGGAGCACTACCTGGACA GCATTGAGAACCTTCCGTGTGAACTTCAGAGGAACTTCCAGCTTATGCGAGAGCTGGACCAGAGGACAGAAG ATAAGAAGGCAGAGATCGACATCCTCGCTGCAGAGTATATATCTACTGTGAAGACGCTTTCTCCAGACCAGCGCGTGGAGCACCTGCAGAAGATCCAGAGTGCCTACAGCAAGTGTAAGGAGTACAGTGATGATAAGGTGCAGCTGGCCATGCAGACCTATGAGATG GTGGATAAACACATTCGAAGGCTGGATGCAGACCTGGCACGCTTCGAAGCGGATCTGAAGGACAAGATGGAGGGCAGTGACTTTGAAAGCTCTGGAGGACGAGGCTTAAAAA AAGGTCgagctcagaaagaaaaaaggggctCCCGGGGTCGTGGCAGAAGGACCTCAGAGGAAGATActccaaagaaaaagaagcataaagGAGG GTCAGAGTTCACCGACACCATCCTATCTGTACATCCCTCTGATGTGCTGGACATGCCTGTGGACCCAAATGAGCCCACCTACTGCCTGTGCCACCAGGTGTCCTACGGGGAGATGATAGGCTGTGACAACCCAGAT TGTCCTATTGAGTGGTTTCACTTCGCCTGTGTGGATCTGACCACAAAACCCAAAGGAAAATG GTTCTGTCCACGCTGCGttcaggagaggaggaagaagaaataa
- the ING5 gene encoding inhibitor of growth protein 5 isoform X2, translating into MRELDQRTEDKKAEIDILAAEYISTVKTLSPDQRVEHLQKIQSAYSKCKEYSDDKVQLAMQTYEMVDKHIRRLDADLARFEADLKDKMEGSDFESSGGRGLKKGRAQKEKRGSRGRGRRTSEEDTPKKKKHKGGSEFTDTILSVHPSDVLDMPVDPNEPTYCLCHQVSYGEMIGCDNPDCPIEWFHFACVDLTTKPKGKWEHLPTMRSPGPLLAGLRARAPAPLVCRHHCGCGLHFHRWRPHELTGDQVP; encoded by the exons ATGCGAGAGCTGGACCAGAGGACAGAAG ATAAGAAGGCAGAGATCGACATCCTCGCTGCAGAGTATATATCTACTGTGAAGACGCTTTCTCCAGACCAGCGCGTGGAGCACCTGCAGAAGATCCAGAGTGCCTACAGCAAGTGTAAGGAGTACAGTGATGATAAGGTGCAGCTGGCCATGCAGACCTATGAGATG GTGGATAAACACATTCGAAGGCTGGATGCAGACCTGGCACGCTTCGAAGCGGATCTGAAGGACAAGATGGAGGGCAGTGACTTTGAAAGCTCTGGAGGACGAGGCTTAAAAA AAGGTCgagctcagaaagaaaaaaggggctCCCGGGGTCGTGGCAGAAGGACCTCAGAGGAAGATActccaaagaaaaagaagcataaagGAGG GTCAGAGTTCACCGACACCATCCTATCTGTACATCCCTCTGATGTGCTGGACATGCCTGTGGACCCAAATGAGCCCACCTACTGCCTGTGCCACCAGGTGTCCTACGGGGAGATGATAGGCTGTGACAACCCAGAT TGTCCTATTGAGTGGTTTCACTTCGCCTGTGTGGATCTGACCACAAAACCCAAAGGAAAATG GGAGCACTTGCCGACCATGCGGTCTCCAGGGCCCCTGCTGGCCGGCCTCCGGGCTCGGGCGCCAGCACCTCTGGTCTGCCGGCACCACTGTGGGTGCGGCCTCCACTTCCATCGCTGGCGACCGCATGAGCTCACAGGGGACCAAGTACCTTGA